The segment GACTGGGAACGAAAGCAAAAATCTCTACTCCAGAGGCGAGTTTGAGGGTATATAAAAAATCAGCGCCACGGAAAATCTTGCGCACTACTTCAGCTTGCATAGGGCTATGGTCATCATGAGAGATGTCATCGGCACGCAAAAGAACATCAATCTTCTCACCCACTTTTCCGGTATGTCCTGCATCTAAATCTAATTCACCCAATTCAATTAGGACTTTGTTATTGGGTTGCACAAGTCCTTTGACAAATACGCCGCGACCAATAAAGTCAGCGACATATCGATTAACAGGCTGATGATAGAGCTCATAGGGAATATCCCATTGAATGACTTTGCCTTCGGCCATCACGCCAATCTTGTCAGCAATCGCAAAAGCCTCATATTGATCATGGGTAACTAGTAGAGCAGTGATGTTATTGGCTTTGAGAATATCCCTCGTTTCACCTGCAAGACGTTCTCTGAGTTCAATATCCAGACTGGAGAAAGGCTCATCTAACAAAATCAAATCGGGTTCTGGTGCCATGGCTCTTGCCAGCGCTACACGTTGCTGTTGGCCGCCACTGAGTTCATGAGGATAGGCATCAGCCTTATCAGATAAGGCTACTCTCTTGAGCCATTCCAATGCCACTGCGGCTCTTTTGGGTCCCGTCAGATGCTGCAAACCAAAGGCAATATTGTCTAAAACCGTTAGATGGGGAAAGAGGGCGAATTCTTGAAAGACCATGCCAACCCGCCTTTGGCTTGGAGGAATATGCACAGAATCTGAGCTCACCACTTTGTCACGTAGCAAGATTTGGCCGCCTTTGATCGGCTCAAAACCACAAATTGCCCGCAGTACAGTCGATTTGCCGCAGCCTGAGGAGCCCAGTAGACAGCCGATCTCACCCTGTTCTAGGTCTAAGTTCAGTCCTTTAACGGCTGTCACACGGCCATGACCATCCCGACTTGGGTAGTCGATTTCAAGCTGTTTTATCGAAAGTAGAGTGTGGGCGGAGTTCATCCCTATAATTTTCTCATTAATGCTAATGGTTTAATACATAGCTAGAGTCTAAACGGAATGCCGATTACATGAATCGAATAGTAGTGCCACTGGCTTTGTTGTTATTTCTGCCCTTATTTGGCTTGGCGGCACCTTTTCTATTTCCAGGATTAAGTACCCATCCTGAGCTAGTAGCGACTGGCACGCTCAGTCATTTATGGAATTACGTACTTGGGGGTTATATCGCCTCCACCTTGATCCTAATTGGGGGTGTGGGCTTTGGAGTCTTTATTTTGGGGGTTGGTAATGCTTGGATTATTGCCAGTTATGACTTTCCAGGTAAGAAGGTATTTGAGTGGGCCTTGATACTGCCGCTAGCAGTACCTACCTATGTGATGGCCTATCTTTTTGTAGACCTGTTGCAGTTTTCAGGGCCGATTCAAACCACTATCCGTGCAATTTTAGGCGTGGATGCGCTCTGGTTCTTCCCTGATCCCCGGTCGCTAACAGGGGCAATTTGGTCTTTCTCTTTCTGCTTGTTTCCCTATGTGTATTTAATTACACGCACTGCATTTTTAGAGCGCAGTAGACGCTTAATTGAAGTCTCAGAAACTTTAGGCTACAGCCCATTTCAAGGTTTTATGAAGCTAGTACTCCCCATGGCAAGACCAGCCATTTTTGCTGGCATGGCATTGGCGCTCATGGAGGTGTTGGCGGACTTTGGTGCCGTGTCCTATTTTGGCGTGCAAACTTTTGCTACTGGAATCTTCAAAGCCTGGCTATCCTTTGGTGATCGTCTTGCAGCTGTCCAGTTATCCCTGGGTCTCTTGACCCTGGTGTTACTCATATTCTTTATTGAGCAAAATAGCCGCTCTAAATTACGCTATGCCTCTTCTTCCCAAAGCAAACCCATCGCTATTGTGTTGCGTGGCAAAAAATCCTTCTTTGCTTTTTCTTTTTGTGGGTTAACTTTATTGTTTGGATTTTTACTGCCTGCATTTGCACTTTTCCAACTGCTTTACCAGCAAGGTCTTAGCGTAGATATTCGTTATCTCGATTGGTTGGGAAATTCTTTATCAGTGTCCTTAATTACTGCAGTAGTGTCGGTTGCATTTGCTGTATTTTTTGCTTATGCCGTGAGGATCAATACCCATTTAGCATGGGTTAATCGTTTGCTGGGATTTGGTTATGCCTTGCCGGGCGCGGTCTTAGCAATTGGTATTTTGTCTTTCCTAGAAATTTTTCAATTGGCTTGGTGGATGTCTGCAAGTGTGCTGGTATTGGTATACGCCTACTTGGTCCGCTTTCTGTCATCGAGCTTGCAAAGTGTTGAGGCGGGCCTTTCCCGCATTACGCCATCGATGGATGGCTCTGCAGCATTGCTCGGCTTATCCAGAGTACAAATTCTGAAAAGGGTGCACCTACCACTTCTGAAGCGCAGCCTCATTACTGCTGGCCTCTTTGTCTTTGTAGACGTCATGAAAGAGTTGCCTGCGACCTTACTTTTGCGACCCTTTAACTTTGACACCTTGGCAGTTGCTACCTATCAATTGGCAGCGGATGAGCGTCTTGCTGAGCTTGCTTTACCCTCCTTAACCATTGTTTTAGTTGGACTTTTTCCGGTATTAATCCTTTCCAGAGTGATCGCTAAGTCCTAGGCAATAGCCCCCGTTTTATTTCTTAATTGATAATCATTCGTATTTGTGATAAATTAGAGTCATCTAATTTAAATCACCAATATCGCAATGAAAACCAAACAGACTCTCAGAATTTTTAGCGCAACATCATTACTGCTCGCAATCTGGCTTGCAGCACCTGCATATGCCCAGGCTTCGCCAGAAGCAAAAGAACTCAATTTATACTCTGCTCGCCATTACAAAACGGATGAGGCACTTTATGGCGATTTCACCAAAAAGACCGGCATCAAAATTAATCGCATTGAAGCGGATGACAATGCACTCGCCGAGAGATTAAAGAGTGAGGGCGCTAATAGTCCTGCAGATGTGATTTTGATGGTCGATGCCGCGAGATTATGGCGTGCTCAAATTGACGGTTTTTTTAAGCCGATCCAGTCAAAATATTTAGAGAGTCGTATTCCAGAAAATCTGCGTTCTAAACCCGATCCAGAGGGCTCGACTTGGTTTGGATTTTCAACCAGGGCGCGCTTAGTGGTTTACAACAAAGACAAAGTAAACCCACAAGATGTGGATACCTATGAAAAGTTAGCGGAGCCAATGAATAAGGGAAAAGTGTGCACCCGTTCTGGCGCTCATCCTTATATGTTGTCGCTGATTGGTGCCATGATTGAGCGCCGCGGTGAGGCCGCTACAGAAGCGTGGGCAAAAGGCATGGTAGCTAATATGGCCCGCCCCCCAAGAGGTGGGGATACCGACCAGATTAAAGCGGTTGCCTCGGGTGAGTGCGGTGTCGCCCTGGCAAACTCTTACTACCTAGTGAGGTTGTTACGCTCCAATAAGCCAGAAGATCAAGCCATTGTTTCTAAAATTGGATTTGTTTGGCCGAACCAAAAAACTTCTGGAGCTCACATTAATATTGCCGGGGGTGGTGTAGCAAAAAATGCTCCTCACTCCAAGGCTGCCGTTCAATTCTTAGAGTACTTGGCTAGCGATTCTGCCCAAGAGTATTTTGCCAATGGTAATAACGAATGGCCAGTTGTTAAATCAGTCAAGATTGAGAATGAAGGCCTCAAGATGCTTGGACCCTTCAAGGCAGAAAATATTTCTGTTGCAGCAATTGGTAGAAATCAAATTGCCGCCCAACGATTACTTGACCGGGTTGGATACAAGTAATCGCATTGAGGTAATCGGTCTAGAGAAAAGTCACGCGTTTCTCTAGATCTGCAAGATTGACTATCGCAGATTGAAGGGTTTTTCCGTCATCAGGGCTGTTGACAATGATGCCTACCCCGGCAACGGGCGCAAGGCTGTCTACCTTAAAACGTCCTACATTACTCTGTAGACGAATAAAGCATTCTTCATCAAAAAAGAGGCGATCGCCATTGTCATCAATCTCATCAGAGTCAATGGTGGTAAAGCCAATGGCCTGGGCAAGCGCTTCTTGAGTTTCGGGGATGTCGAGGGCTTTAATTTCTTTAGCGCTGGGATCAATAATGAATACTTGCATGTATGTTGCTTTCAATAATGGTTTGTATATTTACACTACATCCTAATTGAAATTACCTAAGCTTGCAGAGCAGCATAGAAATTAAAAAAGAAGGCTAGAATGATTCATTATTGTGGGAGCGTCTAACACTAGCCTATGAAATATTTTCAGAAAATCTTCCTCTTATCTTTGGGCTTCATATTGTTAGCCTGCTCTACGCCAGTGAGTGAGTTTGGCGCCTACCGTCAGTCCGATGGAACCGTTGGCGTACATGCGCCCAAGGGGGCAAAGGATTCTGAGGCCCATGCTGCAGCAGAAGAGGAGTGTAAAAAGCTAGGAAAGCGAAGCGCCACAATTCTGGAAACTCGCAAAACAGTGAACGATCGCTTTCCTATTACCTATATTTACAGATGTAATACCTATTAATTACTCGAATGAGAAACGGGGTGCTTAACTCAGCAACCATTTTTTAATCGACTTATTGACACACATCGCATCTAAAGCGAGGCCAAAGAACTCTGATCCATTGGTGATCATGCTTTCAATAGCTTCTACTTTTCCAGACTTAATGCCACGCAGGTAAGTAGCGGCACGGTAGCGCAGGAAATGCTCATTCTCACCATCTTCGTTATCGGTAGAGCAAATTTCTAGACTGCCGTAACGGGTTTCAGGGTTGATATTGAGAATAGATAAGCTAAGAGCGCCAATCAGATTTTCTGGAATGGCAATAGGTACATAAGAATAGAGCGAGATCAACTGTTCTTCTTCGTCTACCTCAATGATGTGATCCACGTCAAAGACATCTTTTTCAGTTAACTCTGTCTCACCAGAATCGCCGCCGCCAAAAGTCGATTCAAACTGCAACATAGCAGTGTTGCTGTCTTTGGAGATTTCAATCATGTCAGGGTAGCCCAAAAGACCTTTCCACCAATACATCAACGAGAAGGTGCACGGTTTTACTTCAACCAAGCCTTTCTTGGTGGACTTGGCAAAGTACAGACCGTAAAACTCATCATCTTCCTCAAGTCCATACTGGTCAACTTTGAGTTTTTTTGGTGCTGCGACTTTCGTTGATTTTTTGGCAGGTTTTTTTGGAGCCGGTTTTTTAGCAGCAGGTTTGCTGACGACTCTTTTTTTAGTTACTTTTTTGGCTGCCGGCTTCTTTGCGACAGTTTTCTTGGCAACAACCTTTTTAGCGGCTGGTTTTTTCACTACTTTCTTTACTGCTTTCTTGGCCGCTGTTTTTTTGACAGCGACCTTCTTAACAGCCTTTTTTGCAGGGGCTTTTTTTACCACCTTAGTAGCTACTTTCTTTTTTGCTGGTGACTTCTTTGTAGCCATGGTCTATTACCCTTCATTTCAGTAGTTAAGTGCTTTGTGCACAGAATGATATTACTGCACTTATTGTCTAGTAATACCAATAGCTATATGGGGATTTACCCAGCAATATCAAGGCCATTGCTTCAGGCGTTTATTTCAGCTTGAAATTAGCTCTTATCTTGCTACACTGGAAGTGTGCAGTTTTTCCTAACCTCAACTGAAAGAGAATCTATGTTCCCTGAATATCGTGAGTTAATTACTAAACTGAAAACATCGGATCGTCATTTTTCCCATTTATTTGACAAGCACAATAATCTGGATCAGAAAATTCTACGGATGGAAGCGCACTCTGAGCCTAGCACCCCAGAAGAAATAGAAACCCTCAAAAAAGAGAAGTTATTGCTGAAAGATCAGCTGTATGCGGTGCTTAAAAAGGCGAGCACACAGTAATCGGATTGAAGTCAGGCCTTAGCCTTAGCCTTGGCTGAGGTCTGATTGAGTCCTTTACAAAATCAGGCTTTTTTCAGAAAACAGGCTTTCAGTAGCATATTGCCTGCATCTGTTTTGCAGTCCACTTCATGATCGCCTGATACGAGGCGAATACCTTTAATTTTGGTGCCTACTTTTAAGGTGGTGGAAGATCCTTTTACCTTGAGGTCTTTAATCAAGGTCACGCTATCACCATCTGCCAATAGATTTCCATTAGCATCTTTCACAATCAGTCCAGCCTCGCTTTCATCTGCAGCTTCTGCCATAGGCCACTCATGCCCACATTGGGCACAGATATAGTTCTCCCCATCTGGGTAGGTCATATCCTCTTTACAGGCAGGGCATGGGGGAAGGTTGGCGCTAGCATTCATGAACATTGATTGGGTTGGGTAGGATAAGGGTCTATTTTAGTCCAGGGTAGCGTTCACAAAGTTAGAATGAATCATCATGAACAAAACAAGCAAGATTGTCTTTGGCGTATTGGGTGGCCTTGTCCTTTTAGGTGGCATCGGCGCCTGGTATGCATCTACGGCTATTAATCCTGCTCAACTGGCGAAGTTGCTCTCTTCATCGGTGAGATCTGCCACGGGCCGTGAGCTTAAGATCGAGGGCCCAATTTCATTAAGCGTATTTCCAAAAATTGCTGTGAAAGCAGAGCGTATAAGCTTAAGTAATGCCTCTTGGGCGCAAGCCCCAGAAATGCTCACACTGAAATATATTGAGCTTGATATCAAAACGCTGCCACTACTAAGTGGTCGTGTAGAAATTGACAGCATTGGCTTAAGTGGTGTCCATGCCTATCTACAAACTAACGCTGCTGGAAAATCTAATTGGGAGCTGGGGGATGGCCCGTCTGTTGCTGTCACTCCCACTTCTGACAAAGGGGCGGTAGAGGCTTCAGGCGATAGTAGTTTTATTGATATTGAGAAACTTGCGCTATCTGACGCACAGATTGAATATCGTGATGCGCTCGGTCAAGAATCTCAGTATCAGGTCCGTAATCTCTCTTTTGGGAGGAATGGCGACAAAACAATGCTAGCCTTTAATGGAGTCTATCGAGATCTGGCTATTGAGCTTACCGGGAAGACGGGTTTAGTCTCAGGGCTATTAAAACAGTGGGATAGTTCTGCGGTACATTTTCCAGTTGATCTGAATCTTGTTATTAATAAGAAGACCTTAATCATTAAAGGTGCCGTGAAAAAGGATCCCAAGGCGGATGCTGTTCTTGATATTGCACTGACATCAAAGACCTTTGATTGGCTTTCATTGGGCGCCAAATCATCTAAAAGTGCATCTACTAATTCGGCTGCAGTGACCCCTGCCGAAAAGGGGGTCACTCGTACTGCATCACCATACCTTTTTAGTAGTGATGTCTTGCCTTTGAATAGCCTTCCCAAAATGCAAGGTAAGGTGAGTATTGATATTGCCCAACTGGGACTCCCCGGGCGAAAACCAATTGAAAATCTTAAAGCAGGCGTGCTGCTGCAAGGAAATACGATTGATATTCCTCGGCTTACTTTTCAGGTAGGTAAAGGAACTGCAGATTTGCGGATAAAAATGTCAAAGCTTGATAGTGTTGCCCCCGCAATCGATCTAAAGGGTGTGACAAAAGAATTCACTCTGGAGAGCTTGCTCGCAAGGTTGGATCCCAGCTCTAAGGTCATTGGTGGCAATATGAAGCTGGCATTAGATATGCAGCTGAGTGGAAATAGTTTGCATCAAATGGCCGCCAATTCCACCGGGAAGATTCAAATTAGCATTGAGCAGGCAAGAATGGGGACGAATTTTTTGAATGATGCGGGAGATTTTGTCATTACCGTGCTCGACTCCATGAATCCATTGCGTAAGAAATCAAGTGAAACAGTTTTAGAGTGTGCTGTCGCTTATCTTCCGATTAATAATGGTCAAGTGAACATTGCCAATAGTGTTGGTATGGAGACAGATCGTTTAAATGTTGTTTTAGCCGGTTCTATTAATTTAAAAAATGAGGCAGTCAATCTGACCATTGATCCAAAAGAGAAATCAGGGCTCACCACTGGATTGGATTTAGCGGGTTTAGTAAAAGTCGGTGGGACACTATCCAATCCGAAGGCAATGATTAATCAAGCCGGAGTAGTCAATAGCGCCGTTTCTATCGGCCTGGGATTTTTAACGGGAGGTGCAAGCTTGCTTGCTGAGAATGCTCGCTCGCTCACTTCCAAAGGCCACCCTTGCCGTGATGCGCTGCACCCCTGGTCTGATATTTACCCAGGGGCAAACTGAGGCTTAAAACAGTATTCCGCTAATAAATAAGCTGAATAAAGAAATAAAGATACTGGCGAAGAAGGCTGTCCAAAAACTGGAAATCGTAAAGCCACTTACCAGGGCGGAGACCAGCATCAACACTAAGGCATTCACTACCAGCAGGAACAGTCCCATGGTCAGCACGGTTAGCGGTAGAGTAAATAGGATTAATAGAGGCTTTACTACTGCATTAGCAAAACCTAGTAGCAGGGCAGCAATTAGAAGAGAGCCGCCATCAGCAAAGCGTAAGCCACTAAAAAGATAGCTGGCAACCCAGAGTGATAGTGAGGTTAAGGCCCACTGAACTAAAAACGGCGTTAAGTTACCCATTTCGTTCTTCTTTCCATAGAGTTTTTATTAACTAACTGCATTTATAAAGTCTGATCTTATCAGGAATGCTATGCAGCAATTTTTTGCTTTCTTACTTTATTGGGCTTAAATTGTATTTGTATTTGCATATTGGTCGCTTCGGCAAATTTGGCTAGTGTTCTGATTGAGGGTAGGGAGGAGCCACTTTCAAGTCTGGCTATGGCTGATTGAGATGTCCCCATTAATGCTGCTAAGTGTTCTTGAGATAAACCGCTCTTCATGCGTGCTTCAATCACTTCCTTGGCGATATCAAATTCAATCTTAGATTCTTCATAAGCTTTTTTGTATTCTGGATTTTTAATCCATTGCTTATGTAATTGGGAAATTTTAGTCATAGTAAGTTGGCCCATTTTGCTCTTTTCTCGGCTATCTCGAGAGCATGAGTTGGAGTCTTTTGTGTTTTCTTAATGAATACATGTAGAACAATCAATCTTTTTCCACTTGAGTAAATATAAATTCCCCTAGCAATTCCATCCCTACCAGATGCCCTAATTTCCCAAAAACCTTTCCCTAGGGATCTAATATGAGGCATTCCAACATTTTTGGGCCCAAATTGCTCAATCAGCAAAGAGACCCTAATAAAGCGACTTTTAATATCGACAGGTAAGGCGTTTAATTCATCATCAACATCGATATTGAGGGTTTGAACTATCCATTTAGTCATTCCCAAATTATATCAATATTGATATATGTCAAAAATGATATATCAAGAAACCTCAGGGATCAAGAGGTTTAATAATGTGGCGGAATCTCATCCTTTAAATTACGAGCACCCGATTGATCACTGCTTCCAGCCTGCTCTTTAATCGATTTGAGTTCTCGATACAGAAATTCAATTTGCTGTTGTTGCTTATAGACGGTCTGATTGAGTTGCTCTATGAGGTCTTCCGTAAAGCTGATCTTAATTTCTAGGTTGGTAATACGATCTTCAGTCATGGCAAATTCCTCATTATTGTTTATCGACTAATTCAAATCGACCATCTTCCATCTCCGCTTTTGGTCTAATCCAAAAGTCATGGGTTTGCATTGATTCATAGACGTAGGACGGCTCTAATGTGGCCTCTATATTGGCCAGTAAGACAATCTTATAAAGGCCACCAGTTTTGAGATGTTTTAGTTTGCTGCCAGGCTTAAAGAGACCATCATCGGCATCTGCCATCTTCTGTTTGCTCATGATAAATACAGGCTTCCTCGGTATGATCTATAAATGACAAATTTCGTCCCATACTCCATTCTAGATATAACTTTGAATTAAGCTTAGATTTTGAAGCTATCGTAGTTTGCCGTAATCAAAATATTCTCTTTTGCAGTACGACTTGCAAGCTTCAATAGTGCATTGTCTTTGCTAATCAGAATGGCCGGCTTGAGCTGAAAAGCTAAGTCCAAAAATATTTGATCATCAGCATCAGCGCATGTCCAGGGGGCTTGTGGCAGGCTCGAGTCATCTTGAAGTTGGCTTAATGACTGCCATTGCTCTAGGATCTTATTTTGCTGCTGTGGCTCTAATCCAAAGAGAGGCCGGGCGATGATGTCAGTAAGTTCCGCTATCGTTTTTTGACTGGCAAACACCGCAATCCGTCGATCAATTATTGCCTGCTTTAAACCTTGTGTTTTTATATCCTGAAACACAAAAATATCAAGCAGGATATTGGTATCTAAGATCAGCCGCCTCATGACTGCTTGTCGCGCCAAATCTCTGGAGTGATCGTAACTTGACCCATGTCTGATGAGACGTAAGCTTCTCCATCTTGAATATTGACATGAAGCACCATGCTGCGCTCAACAAGCTTATTGAGTTCTTTAGCTTGCTCAGCCGGAATGGATATGATTTGCAGGTTGCGGGCGCGGTTGAGCTTATTGGCAATGCCATCCCACCAAATTTTGCTGGTTTGCCCACCATAGCAATAGACGATCACTTGATCTGAGCGGCCGCAGGCTTTCAGGATGCGACGCTCATCTGGCTGACCGATTTCTATCCACACCTTAATAGCATCGGTGAGATCTTTGACCCAAAGATCGGGTTCATCGGTTTCACTGAGACCCTTGGTAAATACTAAGTCTTCTTGGGCTTGTAGGGCAAAAGCAATGATACGGACCATCATCCGCTCCTCGGTTTCTGAGGGGTGCTTGGCAATGGTGAGGGAGTGACTGCCGTAATAGTGGCGGTCAGAGTCTGCGACGTGAAGGTCGGCTTTGTGAATAGTTGCGCGTAGGGCCATGCGGCATTATCGCCTCTATTCAGGCTTTGCTGAGGATCTGGCAGCTTGTACCAGTATTATTTGAGAAAATGCCTTTATAGACTGTGTATCGTAGAGTCCCATGATCCGTATTACTGAACTTCGTTTGCCTATTAGCCACCCTCCTGAGGCGCTGGAAGAGGCGATTTTGAAGCGCTTGCAGATCAAGCCTGCTGACCTGCTTCGCACCGAGGTCTTTAAACGCAGTTATGACGCCAGAAAAAATGTTGCCCTTGCCTTTATCTACACTGTAGATCTGAGTATTAAAGATGAAGAAAAAGTCTTAAAGCAGTTTTCAAACGATGTGCATATTCGGCCATCACCTGATACTAGCTATCACTTTGTAGCCAATGCCTCCCAATTAAAGACCCAAGCATTTGAGCGTCCAGTAGTGATCGGTTTTGGTCCTTGTGGAATTTTTGCAGCACTTCTTTTGGCGCAAATGGGTTTTAAGCCCATCGTTCTTGAACGTGGCAAACCGGTGCGAGAACGCACCCAAGATACCTGGGGTTTATGGCGCAAGAATGTCTTAAACCCGGAATCGAACGTTCAGTTTGGTGAGGGTGGGGCTGGAACGTTTTCAGATGGCAAGCTTT is part of the Polynucleobacter sp. es-EL-1 genome and harbors:
- a CDS encoding extracellular solute-binding protein, giving the protein MKTKQTLRIFSATSLLLAIWLAAPAYAQASPEAKELNLYSARHYKTDEALYGDFTKKTGIKINRIEADDNALAERLKSEGANSPADVILMVDAARLWRAQIDGFFKPIQSKYLESRIPENLRSKPDPEGSTWFGFSTRARLVVYNKDKVNPQDVDTYEKLAEPMNKGKVCTRSGAHPYMLSLIGAMIERRGEAATEAWAKGMVANMARPPRGGDTDQIKAVASGECGVALANSYYLVRLLRSNKPEDQAIVSKIGFVWPNQKTSGAHINIAGGGVAKNAPHSKAAVQFLEYLASDSAQEYFANGNNEWPVVKSVKIENEGLKMLGPFKAENISVAAIGRNQIAAQRLLDRVGYK
- a CDS encoding phage holin family protein, translated to MGNLTPFLVQWALTSLSLWVASYLFSGLRFADGGSLLIAALLLGFANAVVKPLLILFTLPLTVLTMGLFLLVVNALVLMLVSALVSGFTISSFWTAFFASIFISLFSLFISGILF
- a CDS encoding SlyX family protein; the protein is MTEDRITNLEIKISFTEDLIEQLNQTVYKQQQQIEFLYRELKSIKEQAGSSDQSGARNLKDEIPPHY
- a CDS encoding helix-turn-helix transcriptional regulator, whose translation is MTKISQLHKQWIKNPEYKKAYEESKIEFDIAKEVIEARMKSGLSQEHLAALMGTSQSAIARLESGSSLPSIRTLAKFAEATNMQIQIQFKPNKVRKQKIAA
- a CDS encoding iron ABC transporter permease gives rise to the protein MNRIVVPLALLLFLPLFGLAAPFLFPGLSTHPELVATGTLSHLWNYVLGGYIASTLILIGGVGFGVFILGVGNAWIIASYDFPGKKVFEWALILPLAVPTYVMAYLFVDLLQFSGPIQTTIRAILGVDALWFFPDPRSLTGAIWSFSFCLFPYVYLITRTAFLERSRRLIEVSETLGYSPFQGFMKLVLPMARPAIFAGMALALMEVLADFGAVSYFGVQTFATGIFKAWLSFGDRLAAVQLSLGLLTLVLLIFFIEQNSRSKLRYASSSQSKPIAIVLRGKKSFFAFSFCGLTLLFGFLLPAFALFQLLYQQGLSVDIRYLDWLGNSLSVSLITAVVSVAFAVFFAYAVRINTHLAWVNRLLGFGYALPGAVLAIGILSFLEIFQLAWWMSASVLVLVYAYLVRFLSSSLQSVEAGLSRITPSMDGSAALLGLSRVQILKRVHLPLLKRSLITAGLFVFVDVMKELPATLLLRPFNFDTLAVATYQLAADERLAELALPSLTIVLVGLFPVLILSRVIAKS
- a CDS encoding zinc ribbon domain-containing protein YjdM, translating into MNASANLPPCPACKEDMTYPDGENYICAQCGHEWPMAEAADESEAGLIVKDANGNLLADGDSVTLIKDLKVKGSSTTLKVGTKIKGIRLVSGDHEVDCKTDAGNMLLKACFLKKA
- a CDS encoding YdcH family protein; protein product: MFPEYRELITKLKTSDRHFSHLFDKHNNLDQKILRMEAHSEPSTPEEIETLKKEKLLLKDQLYAVLKKASTQ
- a CDS encoding YaeQ family protein; its protein translation is MALRATIHKADLHVADSDRHYYGSHSLTIAKHPSETEERMMVRIIAFALQAQEDLVFTKGLSETDEPDLWVKDLTDAIKVWIEIGQPDERRILKACGRSDQVIVYCYGGQTSKIWWDGIANKLNRARNLQIISIPAEQAKELNKLVERSMVLHVNIQDGEAYVSSDMGQVTITPEIWRDKQS
- a CDS encoding putative toxin-antitoxin system toxin component, PIN family — protein: MRRLILDTNILLDIFVFQDIKTQGLKQAIIDRRIAVFASQKTIAELTDIIARPLFGLEPQQQNKILEQWQSLSQLQDDSSLPQAPWTCADADDQIFLDLAFQLKPAILISKDNALLKLASRTAKENILITANYDSFKI
- a CDS encoding ABC transporter ATP-binding protein, giving the protein MNSAHTLLSIKQLEIDYPSRDGHGRVTAVKGLNLDLEQGEIGCLLGSSGCGKSTVLRAICGFEPIKGGQILLRDKVVSSDSVHIPPSQRRVGMVFQEFALFPHLTVLDNIAFGLQHLTGPKRAAVALEWLKRVALSDKADAYPHELSGGQQQRVALARAMAPEPDLILLDEPFSSLDIELRERLAGETRDILKANNITALLVTHDQYEAFAIADKIGVMAEGKVIQWDIPYELYHQPVNRYVADFIGRGVFVKGLVQPNNKVLIELGELDLDAGHTGKVGEKIDVLLRADDISHDDHSPMQAEVVRKIFRGADFLYTLKLASGVEIFAFVPSHHDHAIGEKIGIHLVADHVVTFND
- a CDS encoding AsmA family protein; this translates as MNKTSKIVFGVLGGLVLLGGIGAWYASTAINPAQLAKLLSSSVRSATGRELKIEGPISLSVFPKIAVKAERISLSNASWAQAPEMLTLKYIELDIKTLPLLSGRVEIDSIGLSGVHAYLQTNAAGKSNWELGDGPSVAVTPTSDKGAVEASGDSSFIDIEKLALSDAQIEYRDALGQESQYQVRNLSFGRNGDKTMLAFNGVYRDLAIELTGKTGLVSGLLKQWDSSAVHFPVDLNLVINKKTLIIKGAVKKDPKADAVLDIALTSKTFDWLSLGAKSSKSASTNSAAVTPAEKGVTRTASPYLFSSDVLPLNSLPKMQGKVSIDIAQLGLPGRKPIENLKAGVLLQGNTIDIPRLTFQVGKGTADLRIKMSKLDSVAPAIDLKGVTKEFTLESLLARLDPSSKVIGGNMKLALDMQLSGNSLHQMAANSTGKIQISIEQARMGTNFLNDAGDFVITVLDSMNPLRKKSSETVLECAVAYLPINNGQVNIANSVGMETDRLNVVLAGSINLKNEAVNLTIDPKEKSGLTTGLDLAGLVKVGGTLSNPKAMINQAGVVNSAVSIGLGFLTGGASLLAENARSLTSKGHPCRDALHPWSDIYPGAN
- a CDS encoding type II toxin-antitoxin system RelE/ParE family toxin, which gives rise to MTKWIVQTLNIDVDDELNALPVDIKSRFIRVSLLIEQFGPKNVGMPHIRSLGKGFWEIRASGRDGIARGIYIYSSGKRLIVLHVFIKKTQKTPTHALEIAEKRAKWANLL